From a single Drosophila sulfurigaster albostrigata strain 15112-1811.04 chromosome 3, ASM2355843v2, whole genome shotgun sequence genomic region:
- the LOC133843764 gene encoding LOW QUALITY PROTEIN: neuropeptide CCHamide-1 receptor (The sequence of the model RefSeq protein was modified relative to this genomic sequence to represent the inferred CDS: deleted 1 base in 1 codon) produces the protein MMTSLLLNDFNSVAMDMDMDLDSGSGAVSGSVSESPLTLPNTTRMLWDLVMETTSQTTLFDDNISIATTETPYVPYGRRPETYIVPILFAIIFVVGVLGNGTLIVVFLSVRQMRNVPNTYILSLALADLLVILTTVPLVSTIYTVEYWPWGSFLCTVSEFMKDVSIGVSVFTLTALSSDRYFAIVDPLRKFHAHGGGRRATRMTLAIAVSIWLLAILCGLPALIGSNIKPLGINHEKSIVYCYPYPVEWGKNYAKIMVMLHFLVYYAIPLVIIAVFYVLIALHLMYSASVPGEMQGAVRQVRARRKVAVTVLAFVVIFGICFLPYHVFFLWFYYWPTAEVDYNMFWHVLRIVGFCMSFANSCANPVALYFVSGAFRKHFNRYLFCRGASGRRKQRDTFCMHRDTSMTSTASKRFQSRHSCYQSTMRSCRLQETTITTLPNGGLNGGGASSVLTTLPPHNDTAGYEFAPLSEFGPLKDSQLTHRIQESPLN, from the exons ATGATGACGAGTTTGCTACTCAACGACTTTAATAGCGTTGCCATGGATATGGACATGGATCTCGATTCCGGTTCTGGTGCTGTTTCCGGTTCCGTATCAGAGTCTCCACTAACATTGCCAAATACCACACGCATGCTGTGGGACCTGGTCATGGAGACAACATCACAGACAACGCTCTTTGACGACAACATCAGCATAGCCACAACGGAGACACCCTACGTGCCATATGGTCGACGGCCGGAGACCTACATTGTGCCGATCCTGTTCGCCATCATCTTTGTGGTGGGCGTGCTCGGCAAC GGGACACTGATTGTGGTCTTCCTCAGCGTGCGACAGATGCGAAATGTGCCCAACAC CTACATTCTCTCCTTAGCTTTAGCTGATCTTCTAGTGATATTGACCACAGTTCCATTGGTGTCCACCATATATACTGTTGAGTATTGGCCCTGGGGAAGTTTCCTTTGTACCGTATCCGAGTTTATGAAGGATGTCTCCATTGGCGTATCGGTCTTTACGCTGACAGCTCTCTCCAGTGATCGTTACTTTGCCATAGTCGATCCCTTGCGCAAGTTCCACGCACATG GTGGCGGAAGACGTGCCACACGCATGACTTTGGCCATCGCAGTGTCCATTTGGCTGCTGGCCATTCTTTGTGGCTTGCCAGCCTTGATTGGTAGCAATATAAAG cCTCTTGGCATCAATCATGAGAAATCGATTGTTTATTGCTATCCATATCCGGTGGAATGGGGCAAGAACTATGCCAAGATTATGGTGATGTTGCACTTTCTGGTCTACTATGCCATCCCATTGGTGATCATTGCAGTGTTCTATGTCCTCATAGCACTGCACTTAATGTACTCGGCGAGTGTTCCTGGTGAGATGCAGGGAGCAGTGCGGCag gTTCGAGCGCGTCGCAAAGTTGCCGTGACGGTGTTGGCATTTGTTGTCATCTTCGGCATTTGTTTTCTGCCCTATCACGTCTTCTTTCTCTGGTTCTACTACTG GCCAACTGCAGAAGTGGATTACAACATGTTCTGGCATGTGCTGCGCATCGTCGGCTTCTGCATGTCCTTTGCCAACAGCTGTGCCAATCCGGTGGCCCTTTACTTTGTGAGCGGCGCGTTTCGCAAGCATTTCAATAG ATATCTGTTCTGTCGAGGCGCCAGCGGAAGACGCAAACAGCGCGACACATTCTGCATGCACAGAGACACATCGATGACCAGCACAGCCTCGAAAAGATTTCAATCGCGTCACTCGTGTTATCAGAGCACCATGCGCAG CTGTCGCCTGCAGGAGACGACAATAACAACGCTGCCGAATGGTGGACTCAACGGTGGTGGAGCGAGTAGCGTGTTGACGACATTGCCGCCTCATAATGACACCGCCGGCTATGAATTTGCGCCCCTTAGTGAGTTTGGTCCACTTAAGGACTCACAGCTGACACACAGAATACAGGAGTCGCCActcaactga